One Streptomyces sp. NBC_00554 DNA segment encodes these proteins:
- a CDS encoding carbohydrate ABC transporter permease: MTAESSATSVSEERPPQAPGRWAAPPRPVWEEEPSKAGLAGKGIVLAGACLGVLFPLWIVVVTSLSSKKVITEAGGLVVIPKGITFIAYQELLSGGQVTRATLVSLGVTLVGTLFSMAVSILAAYGLSRIGTIGHRWFLMTLLATMFFGAGLIPTYLLVQALGLTDSYLALILPSAISVFNILVLRGFFMGISPELTDSARIDGAGDWRILWTIVMPLSRAVIAVITLFYAVGYWSAWFNASIYLSDQDMMPLQNVMIQLVQKQEPPVGMGQAIKTGQLSALAVQMAVMVLALLPVAFLSPFVQRHFKKGMLTGAVKG, encoded by the coding sequence GTGACCGCGGAGTCCTCCGCGACCTCCGTCTCCGAAGAACGGCCGCCGCAGGCCCCCGGCCGCTGGGCGGCCCCGCCGAGGCCCGTCTGGGAGGAGGAGCCGAGCAAGGCCGGGCTCGCGGGCAAGGGCATCGTCCTGGCCGGCGCCTGCCTCGGCGTCCTGTTCCCGCTGTGGATCGTCGTCGTCACCAGCCTGTCCTCGAAGAAGGTGATCACCGAAGCCGGAGGCCTGGTGGTGATCCCCAAGGGCATCACCTTCATCGCCTACCAGGAGCTGCTGAGCGGCGGCCAGGTCACCCGCGCCACGCTCGTCAGCCTGGGTGTCACGCTCGTCGGCACACTGTTCTCGATGGCGGTGTCCATCCTCGCGGCGTACGGGCTCTCCCGCATCGGCACGATCGGACACCGCTGGTTCCTGATGACCCTGCTGGCGACGATGTTCTTCGGCGCCGGCCTCATCCCCACGTATCTGCTGGTGCAGGCGCTGGGGCTGACGGACTCGTATCTCGCGCTGATCCTGCCGAGCGCGATCAGCGTCTTCAACATCCTGGTGCTGCGCGGGTTCTTCATGGGCATCTCGCCGGAGCTCACCGACAGCGCGCGGATCGACGGCGCGGGGGACTGGCGGATCCTCTGGACGATCGTGATGCCGCTCTCCCGCGCGGTCATCGCGGTGATCACGCTCTTCTACGCCGTCGGGTACTGGAGCGCCTGGTTCAACGCGTCGATCTATCTGAGCGACCAGGACATGATGCCGCTGCAGAACGTCATGATCCAGCTCGTGCAGAAGCAGGAGCCCCCGGTCGGCATGGGCCAGGCCATCAAGACGGGCCAACTGTCGGCGCTCGCCGTGCAGATGGCGGTCATGGTGTTGGCGCTGCTGCCCGTCGCCTTCCTCTCGCCCTTCGTCCAGCGCCACTTCAAGAAGGGCATGCTCACCGGAGCGGTGAAGGGCTGA
- a CDS encoding extracellular solute-binding protein, producing the protein MTPNSATSAPSRRSFLASTAVAAAAVAGGMPLLTACGGSDGGSKDGTTSGKDAQKILPTFVAQNVVTPDIPSKNGSSLGFTSKLVLDDLKTSVPEKLGKGSTIKIMSPFWGSPPKSDNPYYKAMNEKIGVDVVWQNQDGNTYDEKLGAVLASSDMPDVVVIPGWNMGGKIPSAIINKMADLGPYLSGDKVKEYPNLAAIPTDAWQRSIFGGKLRGLPMPSSYDPNIVPFYRKDIFDEKGYELPTSADEFLALAKEITNAKAKVWACDDMKWTAFNSFGVLSGSEKPLGWNLVDGKLIYRVETDEYLEALEWTRKLYAAGVVHPDAKAQNQGDSGLRFTSGETLIFNNDISTWWGKTAEQATQNPDFRIGGMDIFGHDGGDPTLWAGSPAGIFAFVNKKASKAVIHDILAAANVTAAPYGTEEYMLTNYGVEGTHYTVKDGTPTKNDKGNQEVANAFVMLASPASTIAHPDFPDVGKAQVEWQQRMGAFTKKSSFYGLQIIEPARYTNLSNDFEQLEDDIVRGRKKISDMQQAVSDWKSQGGDGLRDWYKKLLDDSGSAQG; encoded by the coding sequence ATGACGCCGAACTCCGCCACCTCCGCTCCGAGCCGGAGAAGCTTCCTCGCCTCCACGGCGGTCGCCGCCGCCGCGGTGGCGGGTGGGATGCCGCTGCTGACCGCCTGCGGCGGCTCCGACGGCGGCTCCAAGGACGGCACGACCTCGGGCAAGGACGCGCAGAAGATCCTTCCCACCTTCGTGGCGCAGAACGTGGTGACGCCGGACATTCCGTCGAAGAACGGCTCCTCCCTCGGATTCACCAGCAAGCTCGTCCTCGACGATCTGAAGACCTCGGTGCCCGAGAAGCTCGGCAAGGGCAGCACCATCAAGATCATGTCGCCGTTCTGGGGCTCGCCGCCGAAGAGCGACAACCCCTACTACAAGGCGATGAACGAGAAGATCGGCGTCGACGTCGTCTGGCAGAACCAGGACGGCAACACCTACGACGAGAAGCTGGGCGCGGTCCTCGCCTCCAGCGACATGCCGGACGTCGTGGTCATCCCCGGCTGGAACATGGGCGGCAAGATACCCAGCGCCATCATCAACAAGATGGCGGACCTCGGCCCGTACCTCTCCGGCGACAAGGTCAAGGAGTACCCGAACCTCGCGGCGATCCCGACCGATGCCTGGCAGCGCTCCATCTTCGGCGGCAAGCTGCGCGGACTGCCGATGCCCAGCTCGTACGACCCCAACATCGTGCCGTTCTACCGCAAGGACATCTTCGACGAGAAGGGGTACGAACTCCCCACCTCGGCCGACGAGTTCCTGGCCCTGGCCAAGGAGATCACCAACGCCAAGGCCAAGGTGTGGGCCTGCGACGACATGAAGTGGACCGCCTTCAACAGCTTCGGTGTGCTGTCCGGCAGCGAGAAGCCGCTCGGCTGGAACCTCGTCGACGGCAAGCTGATCTACCGCGTCGAGACCGACGAGTACCTCGAAGCGCTGGAGTGGACGCGGAAGTTGTACGCGGCGGGAGTCGTCCACCCGGACGCCAAGGCGCAGAACCAGGGCGACTCGGGTCTGCGCTTCACCTCGGGCGAGACCCTGATCTTCAACAACGACATCTCGACCTGGTGGGGCAAGACCGCCGAACAGGCCACCCAGAACCCGGACTTCCGCATCGGCGGCATGGACATCTTCGGCCACGACGGCGGGGACCCGACGCTGTGGGCCGGATCGCCCGCCGGCATCTTCGCCTTCGTCAACAAGAAGGCGTCGAAGGCCGTGATCCACGACATCCTGGCCGCCGCGAACGTCACCGCAGCCCCGTACGGCACCGAGGAGTACATGCTCACCAACTACGGGGTCGAGGGCACGCACTACACCGTCAAGGACGGCACACCCACCAAGAACGACAAGGGCAACCAGGAGGTCGCGAACGCCTTCGTGATGCTCGCCAGCCCCGCCTCGACCATCGCGCATCCCGACTTCCCGGACGTCGGGAAGGCGCAGGTCGAGTGGCAGCAGCGGATGGGTGCCTTCACCAAGAAGTCCTCCTTCTACGGCCTCCAGATCATCGAGCCGGCGCGCTACACGAACCTTTCCAACGACTTCGAGCAGCTGGAGGACGACATCGTCCGCGGCCGCAAGAAGATCAGCGACATGCAGCAGGCGGTCTCGGACTGGAAGAGCCAGGGCGGCGACGGACTGCGGGACTGGTACAAGAAGCTGCTGGACGACAGCGGATCCGCGCAGGGGTGA
- a CDS encoding ABC transporter permease yields the protein MAHSTTPGAAAGAVPSSVTDTTDTDDGPAPSSAARSMAKGAESAVVATASKASKASKASKKGGTFRTRLKRDRTLILMTLPAILLVLLFNYIPILGNVVAFQEYDPYISDNGFIAVFESPWVGFEQFTRLFEDSAFWDAVQNTLVLFSLQLVLFFPIPILLALLINSVIRPRVRAVSQAILYLPHFFSWVLVITVFQQIFGGAGIIAQTLRQHGYEGFDLMTDPGIFKFLVTSEGVWKDAGWGIIVFLAALASVSPDLYEASAMDGAGRWRRMWHVTLPALRPVIALLLVLRVGDALTVGFEQILLQRDAVGPGAAEVLDTYVWWNGVRNQDFSYAAAAGLIKGVVSLGLVLAANKVAHLMGEQGVYKK from the coding sequence GTGGCACACAGCACCACTCCGGGCGCCGCCGCGGGCGCAGTGCCTTCTTCGGTGACGGATACGACGGATACGGATGACGGCCCCGCGCCGTCGTCCGCCGCGCGAAGCATGGCCAAGGGCGCCGAGTCTGCAGTCGTCGCCACGGCCTCGAAGGCTTCGAAAGCATCCAAGGCCTCGAAAAAAGGCGGCACCTTCAGGACCCGCCTCAAACGGGACCGCACACTGATCCTGATGACGCTGCCGGCGATCCTGCTGGTCCTGCTCTTCAACTACATACCGATCCTGGGCAACGTCGTCGCCTTCCAGGAGTACGACCCGTACATCAGCGACAACGGATTCATCGCCGTCTTCGAGAGCCCCTGGGTCGGCTTCGAGCAGTTCACGCGGCTCTTCGAGGACTCGGCGTTCTGGGACGCCGTCCAGAACACCCTCGTACTGTTCTCCCTCCAACTGGTGCTCTTCTTCCCCATCCCGATCCTGCTCGCGCTGCTCATCAACAGCGTGATCAGGCCCCGGGTGCGGGCGGTGTCGCAGGCGATCCTCTACCTGCCGCACTTCTTCTCCTGGGTGCTGGTCATCACCGTCTTCCAGCAGATCTTCGGCGGCGCCGGCATCATCGCGCAGACCCTGCGGCAGCACGGGTACGAGGGCTTCGACCTGATGACCGACCCGGGGATCTTCAAGTTCCTGGTGACGTCCGAGGGCGTCTGGAAGGACGCGGGCTGGGGCATCATCGTCTTCCTCGCCGCGCTGGCCTCCGTGAGCCCCGACCTGTACGAGGCCTCGGCGATGGACGGGGCCGGGCGGTGGCGCCGGATGTGGCACGTCACGCTGCCCGCGCTGCGCCCGGTGATCGCCCTGCTCCTGGTGCTGCGCGTCGGCGACGCGCTCACGGTCGGCTTCGAACAGATCCTGCTGCAACGGGACGCGGTCGGGCCGGGCGCGGCGGAGGTCCTCGACACCTATGTGTGGTGGAACGGCGTCCGCAACCAGGACTTCAGTTACGCCGCAGCGGCGGGCCTGATCAAGGGCGTGGTCAGTCTCGGCCTTGTCCTCGCGGCGAACAAGGTGGCCCATCTCATGGGCGAGCAGGGGGTGTACAAGAAGTGA
- a CDS encoding glycoside hydrolase family 3 C-terminal domain-containing protein — protein MTAQTPPTPPFRDPQLPFAKRIDDLLARLTLDERIAFLHQFAPAVERLGVGAFRTGQEALHGVAWMGPATVFPQAVGLGATWNDELVRRVGEAVSAETRAMRARDDRVGLNVWSPTVNLLRHPLWGRNEEGYSEDPKLTSAIATAYTRGLRGDHPAYWRTAPVLKHWLAHNNETDRDTSSSSVRPRVLHEYDLRAFRETVEAGAVAGVMPAYNLVNGRPNHVSPYLREHLRTWTDQDLLVCSDAGAPSNLVDSEHYFDTHEESTAAAIVAGVDSFTDHGTDSSKIVARIQGALAQGLLSEDDIDTAVRRQLSVRFRLGEFDPRLDPYMDTKSFDTPAHRALAQEAAEQAIVLLKNDGLLPLAPGVRIAVVGLLADECKLDWYSGTLIHRSTPLEGLYERFGAERVDFAEGVDRVRLRTSAGTYLSVPLTADAADEVRGAEGALDPALLAGRTDLPPLTTDAAGTELALIDWGEGILTLRAPDGRYLSVAEDGFVRASADQPGGWVVQETFRLEPSETHANGHLLKHVGTGRYVSVAADGVKVAAEDASGAEIFGMEFTERGEDAVARAAAAADVVLVVAGNDPHINGRETEDRTTLRLPAHQERLLRAARAANPDTALALVSAYPYAVDHADLPAVLWTAHGGQAAGTALSRVLAGDVSPAGRLPQTWYACDEDLPDLLDYDVIGGRQTYLYFEGTPLFPFGHGLSYGRFAYTDLEVTPLAGKLQVAFNVTNTSSVAADEVAQLYTRAVQASVPRPRRELAAHRRVHLTPGATTTLTFELPLSALEFWDVAHSRPRLEPGAYELLVGASSEDIRLRTTVELDGEPATPRPVRELGLDAADFDEQRNAAIVDRTKVMGDAVTPVDGVTCELVFRDCDFGDGVREATVEVAGEGVVELSLNGGPLIAVVTLSATKGPYDYTTLGADFAAADVHDVHLRLRGPLRLAHVGFSG, from the coding sequence GTGACCGCACAAACGCCGCCTACGCCCCCTTTCCGTGATCCGCAGCTGCCGTTCGCGAAGCGCATCGACGACCTGCTGGCACGGCTCACGCTCGACGAACGGATCGCATTCCTGCACCAGTTCGCACCGGCCGTCGAGCGGCTCGGTGTCGGAGCCTTCCGCACCGGGCAGGAGGCGCTGCACGGCGTGGCCTGGATGGGCCCGGCGACGGTGTTCCCGCAGGCCGTGGGGCTCGGCGCGACCTGGAACGACGAGCTCGTACGCCGGGTCGGCGAGGCCGTCTCGGCCGAGACCCGCGCCATGCGCGCCCGCGACGACCGCGTCGGCCTCAACGTCTGGTCCCCCACGGTCAACCTGCTCCGCCACCCCCTGTGGGGCCGCAACGAGGAGGGCTACTCGGAGGATCCGAAGCTGACCTCCGCGATCGCGACGGCGTACACCCGCGGTCTGCGCGGCGACCACCCGGCGTACTGGCGTACGGCCCCGGTGCTCAAGCACTGGCTGGCCCACAACAACGAGACGGACAGGGACACTTCGTCCTCCTCGGTCCGCCCGCGCGTCCTGCACGAGTACGACCTGCGCGCCTTCCGCGAGACGGTCGAGGCGGGCGCGGTGGCCGGCGTGATGCCCGCGTACAACCTGGTCAACGGCCGCCCCAACCACGTCTCGCCGTATCTGCGCGAGCACCTGCGCACCTGGACGGACCAGGACCTGCTGGTCTGCTCGGACGCGGGCGCGCCCTCCAACCTGGTCGATTCCGAGCACTACTTCGACACCCACGAGGAGTCGACCGCGGCCGCGATCGTCGCCGGGGTGGACAGCTTCACGGACCACGGCACGGACAGCTCGAAGATCGTCGCGCGTATTCAGGGTGCCCTCGCCCAGGGCCTGTTGAGCGAGGACGACATCGACACGGCGGTCCGCCGCCAGCTCTCGGTCCGGTTCCGGCTTGGCGAGTTCGACCCCCGGCTCGACCCGTACATGGACACCAAGTCCTTCGACACACCGGCCCACCGCGCCCTCGCCCAGGAGGCGGCGGAGCAGGCGATCGTGCTGCTCAAGAACGACGGCCTCCTGCCGCTGGCCCCCGGCGTGCGCATCGCCGTCGTCGGCCTCCTCGCCGACGAGTGCAAGCTCGACTGGTACAGCGGCACCCTCATCCACCGCTCGACACCGCTGGAGGGCCTGTACGAGCGTTTCGGCGCCGAGCGCGTCGACTTCGCGGAGGGCGTGGACCGCGTACGCCTGCGGACCTCGGCGGGTACGTACCTGTCGGTGCCCCTGACGGCGGACGCGGCCGACGAAGTGCGCGGCGCCGAGGGCGCCCTGGACCCGGCGCTCCTCGCGGGCCGCACGGACCTCCCCCCGCTCACCACCGACGCGGCCGGTACCGAACTCGCGCTGATCGACTGGGGCGAGGGAATCCTGACGCTGCGCGCCCCCGACGGCCGCTATCTCTCGGTCGCCGAGGACGGCTTCGTACGGGCGTCGGCGGACCAGCCCGGAGGCTGGGTCGTCCAGGAGACATTCCGCCTCGAACCCTCCGAAACGCATGCGAACGGCCACCTCCTGAAGCACGTCGGGACGGGTAGGTACGTCTCTGTCGCCGCCGACGGCGTGAAGGTTGCCGCCGAAGACGCATCCGGTGCGGAAATTTTCGGGATGGAGTTCACCGAGCGCGGCGAGGACGCGGTGGCGCGGGCGGCGGCCGCCGCCGATGTCGTCCTGGTCGTCGCCGGAAACGACCCGCACATCAACGGGCGCGAGACGGAGGACCGTACGACCCTGCGCCTCCCCGCGCACCAGGAACGCCTGCTCCGTGCGGCCCGCGCGGCGAACCCGGACACGGCCCTGGCGCTGGTCTCCGCGTACCCGTACGCGGTGGACCACGCGGACCTCCCGGCCGTCCTGTGGACCGCCCACGGCGGCCAGGCGGCGGGCACCGCCCTGTCCCGCGTCCTCGCCGGAGACGTCTCCCCCGCGGGCCGCCTCCCGCAGACCTGGTACGCCTGTGACGAGGATCTGCCCGACCTCCTCGACTACGACGTGATCGGCGGCCGCCAGACGTATCTGTACTTCGAGGGCACGCCGTTGTTCCCGTTCGGGCATGGACTGTCGTACGGACGGTTCGCGTACACCGACCTCGAAGTCACCCCGCTGGCAGGCAAGTTGCAGGTCGCCTTCAATGTCACCAACACCAGCTCGGTGGCCGCCGACGAGGTCGCCCAGCTCTACACCCGCGCCGTTCAGGCATCCGTACCGCGCCCCCGCCGCGAGCTGGCCGCGCACCGCCGCGTCCACCTCACCCCCGGCGCCACGACGACTTTGACCTTCGAACTCCCGCTCTCCGCCCTGGAGTTCTGGGACGTCGCACACAGCCGCCCGCGCCTGGAGCCGGGCGCGTACGAACTGCTCGTCGGCGCCTCCAGCGAGGACATCCGGCTCCGCACGACCGTCGAACTCGACGGTGAGCCCGCCACGCCCCGCCCGGTACGTGAACTGGGCCTCGACGCTGCCGACTTCGACGAGCAGCGGAACGCCGCGATCGTCGACCGTACGAAGGTGATGGGCGACGCGGTGACGCCGGTGGACGGCGTGACGTGCGAACTCGTCTTCCGCGACTGCGACTTCGGGGACGGCGTCCGGGAAGCCACCGTCGAGGTGGCGGGCGAGGGAGTCGTAGAACTCTCCCTGAACGGCGGCCCGTTGATCGCCGTGGTGACCCTGAGCGCGACGAAGGGTCCGTACGACTACACCACTCTCGGCGCCGATTTCGCCGCCGCCGATGTGCACGACGTACACCTCAGGCTGCGCGGCCCCTTGCGGCTCGCGCATGTCGGCTTCTCCGGCTGA
- a CDS encoding WD40/YVTN/BNR-like repeat-containing protein, with translation MRTPRLSRRAVLAGTAVAAALTAVPALGNRAHAAEGAAYRWRNAVIGGTGFITGVLFHPAVRGLAYARTDIGGAYRWDDGAGRWTPLTDHLGWDDWNLLGVEALAVDPGHPDRLYAALGTYAQAWAGNGAVLRSEDRGATWTRTDLGVKLGANEDGRGAGERLLVDPRDSDVLWLGTRHDGLLKSSDRGATWAPVTGFPATANASGQGVVFLVAAGRAVYAGWGDGDGTSGTANLYRTTDGTTWQAVPGQPSGTSAKVPVRAAYDAHTRELYVTYANAPGPNGQSDGSVHKLRTTTGKWTDVTPVKPGGTTSDGSADTFGYGGVAVDACRAGTVVVSTNNRWADVDTLFRTTDGGRTWTSLKDAAVFDVSETPFLNWGGDKPKFGWWIQALAVDPYDSKRIVYGTGATLYGTRDLKRWAPQIRGLEETAVRQLISPPAGEAHLISGLGDIGVMYHERLTASPSRGMATNPVFGSATGLAQAAAKPSYVVRTGWGDNGNGAYSNDGGQTWAPFAAQPDIAKSAPGPIATNADGSALLWSFVHWDGTKYAAHRSTDNGTTWSEVSSFPKGATPVADPADPTLFYAYDTDTGTLYVSTDSGLSFTARASGLPSGDSQFKLVAAPGRTGDLWVSVKWNGLYRSTDGGAGFAKVASCWASYTLGFGKAADGADYPAIYQVGSTEAITAVYRSDDEAKSWVRINDDAHQWGWIGEVVVGDPRVYGRVYLATNGRGIQYGEPV, from the coding sequence ATGCGCACGCCCCGCCTGAGCAGACGAGCCGTTCTTGCCGGAACCGCTGTCGCGGCCGCGCTCACCGCCGTTCCCGCGCTCGGGAACCGCGCCCATGCCGCCGAAGGCGCCGCGTACCGCTGGCGCAACGCCGTCATCGGCGGGACCGGTTTCATCACCGGCGTCCTCTTCCACCCCGCCGTACGCGGACTCGCCTACGCCCGCACCGACATCGGCGGCGCCTACCGCTGGGACGACGGGGCCGGGCGCTGGACCCCGCTCACCGACCACCTCGGCTGGGACGACTGGAACCTCCTCGGTGTGGAGGCGCTCGCGGTCGACCCGGGGCACCCCGACCGGCTCTACGCCGCGCTCGGCACGTACGCCCAGGCGTGGGCGGGCAACGGCGCTGTCCTGCGTTCCGAGGACCGCGGTGCCACCTGGACCCGGACCGACCTGGGCGTGAAGCTCGGCGCCAACGAGGACGGCCGGGGCGCCGGGGAGCGCCTCCTCGTTGACCCGCGCGACAGCGACGTCCTGTGGCTGGGGACGCGGCACGACGGGTTGCTCAAGTCGAGCGACCGGGGCGCCACTTGGGCCCCCGTCACCGGCTTCCCGGCGACCGCGAACGCGTCCGGGCAGGGCGTCGTCTTCCTCGTCGCGGCAGGGCGCGCCGTCTACGCCGGCTGGGGCGACGGCGACGGCACCTCGGGCACGGCGAACCTGTACCGCACGACCGACGGCACCACCTGGCAGGCCGTACCCGGGCAGCCCTCCGGCACCTCCGCCAAGGTCCCGGTCCGCGCCGCGTACGACGCGCACACCCGCGAGCTGTACGTGACGTACGCCAACGCCCCCGGCCCCAACGGCCAGTCCGACGGCAGCGTGCACAAGCTGCGCACCACGACCGGCAAGTGGACCGACGTGACGCCGGTGAAGCCCGGTGGCACCACGTCCGACGGGTCGGCGGACACCTTCGGCTACGGCGGGGTCGCCGTCGACGCCTGCCGCGCCGGCACCGTCGTCGTCTCCACCAACAACCGCTGGGCGGACGTCGACACCCTGTTCCGGACCACGGACGGCGGCCGTACCTGGACGTCCCTCAAGGACGCTGCCGTGTTCGACGTATCGGAGACTCCTTTCCTCAACTGGGGAGGTGACAAGCCGAAGTTCGGCTGGTGGATCCAGGCGCTGGCCGTGGACCCGTACGACTCGAAGCGCATCGTGTACGGGACCGGCGCGACCCTCTACGGCACCCGTGACCTCAAGCGCTGGGCTCCGCAGATCCGCGGTCTGGAGGAGACGGCCGTGCGCCAGCTGATCTCGCCCCCGGCCGGGGAGGCGCACCTGATCAGCGGACTCGGGGACATCGGCGTGATGTACCACGAGCGGCTCACGGCGTCTCCGTCGCGCGGCATGGCGACGAACCCCGTGTTCGGGTCGGCGACGGGACTCGCGCAGGCCGCGGCCAAGCCGTCGTACGTCGTCCGGACGGGCTGGGGCGACAACGGCAACGGCGCGTACTCGAACGACGGCGGGCAGACCTGGGCGCCCTTCGCGGCCCAGCCCGACATCGCCAAGAGTGCACCGGGGCCGATCGCCACCAACGCCGACGGCAGCGCACTGCTGTGGTCCTTCGTGCACTGGGACGGCACGAAGTACGCAGCTCACCGCTCGACGGACAACGGCACGACCTGGTCCGAGGTCTCCTCCTTCCCGAAGGGCGCCACGCCGGTCGCCGACCCGGCCGACCCGACGCTCTTCTACGCGTACGACACCGACACAGGAACGCTATACGTCAGCACTGACAGTGGCCTTTCGTTCACTGCCCGTGCATCCGGTCTCCCCTCCGGGGACAGCCAGTTCAAGCTGGTCGCGGCACCCGGGCGCACTGGTGACCTGTGGGTTTCGGTCAAGTGGAACGGCCTCTACCGGTCCACCGACGGTGGCGCCGGCTTCGCCAAGGTCGCCAGCTGCTGGGCCTCATACACCCTCGGCTTCGGCAAGGCGGCCGACGGCGCCGACTACCCGGCGATCTATCAGGTCGGTTCGACCGAGGCCATCACCGCCGTCTACCGCTCCGACGACGAGGCGAAGAGCTGGGTGCGGATCAACGACGACGCCCACCAGTGGGGGTGGATCGGCGAGGTCGTCGTCGGCGACCCACGCGTGTACGGCCGCGTATACCTCGCCACCAACGGGCGCGGAATCCAGTACGGGGAGCCCGTCTGA